The candidate division KSB1 bacterium genome contains the following window.
CAACACAAATCGTCATAGTCTTTCTCGGAATCCTAAAATATTCGATGGTTCTACCCAGAGCGAACGAGTTAGGTGGCACAATACAAACTTCACCTTTAAAATCCACAAATGACTTTGGATCGAAATGCTTCGGATCAACAATTGTGGAATTGAGATTGGTAAAAATTTTATATTCATCCGCAATGCGCACATCATATCCATACGAGGAAACACCATAAGAAATGACATTTTCACGAACCTGGCTTTCGACAAAAGGGTCTATCATCTTCTCTTCCAAAGCCATTTTTTTAATCCACTTATCGGGCTTAATCGCCATTTTTTCCCCTCCAGTGTGATTTATA
Protein-coding sequences here:
- a CDS encoding dCTP deaminase, producing the protein MAIKPDKWIKKMALEEKMIDPFVESQVRENVISYGVSSYGYDVRIADEYKIFTNLNSTIVDPKHFDPKSFVDFKGEVCIVPPNSFALGRTIEYFRIPRKTMTICVGKSTYARCGIITNVTPLEPCWEGYITLEVSNTTPLPAKIYSGEGIAQILFFESDEECLTSYADKKGKYQGQTGVTLPKI